From Roseofilum casamattae BLCC-M143, one genomic window encodes:
- a CDS encoding transposase: YLVDECFPGAEKIILVQDNLNTHVKASLYKAFEPDEAQRILSKLEFHYTPKHGSWLNMAEIELSVLNRQCLNRRIAKKDILKKEIAAWEKQRNQTGSVMDWQFTTEEARIKLKHLYPLIKH, encoded by the coding sequence TATCTCGTTGACGAATGTTTTCCTGGTGCTGAAAAAATAATTCTGGTACAGGATAACTTGAATACCCATGTGAAAGCCTCATTATATAAGGCTTTTGAACCGGATGAAGCTCAACGTATTCTGAGCAAATTAGAATTTCACTATACTCCAAAACATGGCAGTTGGTTAAATATGGCAGAAATTGAATTAAGTGTTTTAAACCGACAATGTCTGAATCGACGTATTGCCAAAAAAGATATATTGAAGAAGGAAATAGCGGCTTGGGAGAAACAGAGAAATCAAACTGGCTCAGTCATGGATTGGCAATTTACCACTGAAGAAGCTCGGATTAAGTTAAAGCATTTATATCCGTTAATAAAGCATTGA
- a CDS encoding AAA family ATPase gives MLSLPGYQTLEKIYDSSNSEVYRAIRQQDNRPVILKVLKEDYPTPSELTRYKQEYQLTHSLGLSGAIAAYDLQSYQNTLVIVLEDFGGKSLRNLYQNTQFTFTQLLQIFIKIADALGQLHAANIIHKDINPANIVFNPKTEILKVIDFGISTRLSKESPALKNPNSLEGTLAYISPEQTGRMNRSLDYRSDFYSLGISYYELLTKELPFATKDELELVHCHIAKQPDFSQAIPVVLQNIIAKLMSKNAEDRYQSAWGLKYDLQHCLEKWQSEGNLRSFVLGSFDVSDKFQIPQKLYGRQDEIQILLDAFKRVKKRSEMMLIAGYSGIGKSALVQEIYKPITEKRGYFISGKFDQFQRNVPYSAIVAAFKSFMKQLLSETTANLERWKANFLEALGSNGQVIIDVIPELELIIGPQPAVDELGPTESQNRFKLVFQNFIRVCCSREHPLALFLDDLQWTDAATLKLIELMMTDKTLKNLFLIGAYRDNEVSATHPLMELVNELQKKEIAIARINLMNLRLPHISQLIQDTVFCDRSRAKNLAKLILRKTEGNPFFVNQFLLNLYSKSLIKFDHEFQDWDWDLDEINQQNITDNVVELMVEKLRKLEGNTQNVLKFAACIGASFDLHTLSIVAEESEKQLFDELIAAVESGLVLPLSELDRNLLIQDYQFLHDRVQQAAYALIPQDDKQFIHLKIGQLLLKNYSAQEQEENIFDIVGHLNVGFSRIEQLDDRLKAIQLNLKAAQKAKQATAYSTALEYLKTGVRYLPDDSWEAHYRLTFDLYKEHCELEYLNSDFAASKQLSTTILANAQSALDKCEIYRILALQNTMSANYREAFAATKAGLALFDIKLPDIDASFQELDAALQIELQEIKAHLGDRKIASLKDAPENNDPQARMVIKLLCFSAPATFFTNMNLWNIFVAKMVKISLKNGLSAESTVGFATYAMFLAANQEEYALSYEFGRFAIELSDRFHHTGFKGQVSHIFATYVNNWIKHLKEVDTVNNEALSASLESGDLLFLGYIRMLRNLNFFDQGKPLKEIEENVNKELFLTKNINNQVAMHTLRGHHLVVRNLRGKTVDVKLFYDSDTREEEYVQSCHDSNSYIGLCYYNILKSQALYCYNLPTEALPHLQEAESQLPSISTSFGVAQHNFYYSLTLLALYQEVDPQKQTSYLQQVRINQVRMKKWADNCPENFSHKYWLVEAEIAWNLGEIVDAMSAYNQAIELARENDFTQEEALANQRAGQFYLHLQNPKVARIYLQDARYAYEKWGAIAKVQQLDRNYPELLNIGSSTPVRFGVKTTRTSSQNNTEASLDIATVIKANQAIYEEIILEKLLVALIEIIVQNAGAQVGYLLRFDDDRLTIEASKSIDLEEISVLRSTTMDDDDILPQTLVNYVARTQESVVLNDATSEGNFTHDEYIKKNKPKSILCVPFINQGKLVSLVYLENNLATGAFTDDRVEIVQLLSGQAAIALENAYLYQTLENKVEERTAELALANQKIGILNEKLEAENMRLNSEIDVAKKLQEMVLPKEDELQTISGLDIAAYMEPADEVGGDYYDILQTGDRLTIGIGDVTGHGLESGVLMLMAQTAIRTLHNMEESNPVKFLDILNQTLYDNLQRMKCDKNMSLSILDYHDGTISLSGQHEETIIIRSNGKIEQIDTIDLGFPIGLDTEIAEFISSMDIELDADDIVVLYTDGITEAEDINGNFYGLDRLCRVILECRDRNANEIRAQVIADVRAFIASQKVFDDITLVILKQQ, from the coding sequence ATGCTCTCCTTACCCGGTTATCAAACTCTCGAAAAAATTTATGATAGCAGTAACTCGGAAGTCTATCGTGCTATTCGCCAGCAAGACAATCGACCGGTAATTCTAAAAGTTCTAAAAGAAGACTATCCCACCCCTTCAGAACTGACACGCTACAAGCAAGAATATCAACTGACTCATTCTTTAGGTTTGTCGGGGGCGATCGCAGCTTACGATCTACAATCTTATCAAAATACTCTAGTTATTGTTTTGGAAGATTTTGGAGGAAAATCGCTACGCAATCTCTATCAAAATACACAATTTACATTCACACAATTATTGCAGATATTTATTAAGATTGCCGATGCTCTGGGTCAATTACACGCTGCAAATATAATCCACAAAGATATCAATCCTGCCAATATTGTTTTTAACCCAAAAACAGAAATATTGAAAGTCATTGATTTTGGTATTTCGACCCGACTTAGTAAAGAAAGTCCTGCCCTAAAAAATCCCAATAGCCTTGAAGGAACTCTAGCTTATATTTCTCCCGAACAAACAGGAAGAATGAATCGTAGCTTAGATTATCGAAGTGACTTTTATTCCCTTGGTATCTCCTATTATGAATTACTGACTAAGGAGTTGCCATTTGCTACTAAAGATGAATTAGAATTAGTGCATTGTCATATCGCCAAACAACCCGATTTTTCTCAAGCCATTCCAGTAGTTCTACAAAATATTATTGCTAAACTAATGTCCAAAAATGCGGAAGACCGCTACCAAAGTGCTTGGGGATTAAAATACGACTTACAACATTGTTTAGAGAAATGGCAATCGGAAGGCAATTTACGAAGCTTTGTTTTGGGAAGTTTCGATGTTTCCGATAAGTTTCAAATTCCGCAAAAACTCTATGGTCGTCAGGATGAAATCCAAATTCTACTCGATGCTTTTAAACGAGTTAAGAAGCGTAGTGAGATGATGCTCATTGCTGGTTATTCCGGTATCGGTAAGTCCGCTCTAGTGCAAGAAATTTACAAGCCAATTACGGAAAAGCGAGGTTACTTTATTTCCGGTAAGTTTGACCAATTTCAACGCAATGTTCCCTACTCCGCTATTGTAGCTGCTTTTAAGTCATTCATGAAACAGCTTTTAAGCGAAACTACTGCCAATCTGGAACGGTGGAAAGCTAATTTCTTAGAGGCGTTAGGGAGTAATGGACAAGTTATTATTGATGTGATACCAGAGCTGGAGCTAATTATTGGTCCGCAGCCTGCTGTCGATGAGTTAGGACCAACAGAGTCGCAAAACCGGTTTAAGTTAGTCTTCCAAAATTTTATTCGCGTTTGTTGCAGTCGCGAACATCCTTTGGCACTCTTTCTCGACGATCTGCAATGGACAGATGCAGCAACTCTAAAATTAATTGAATTAATGATGACTGATAAAACTCTGAAGAATCTATTTTTAATCGGAGCTTATCGAGATAATGAAGTTAGTGCCACGCACCCACTAATGGAATTAGTCAACGAGCTACAGAAAAAAGAAATTGCGATCGCACGGATTAACTTGATGAATCTAAGATTACCACATATTAGTCAATTGATTCAAGATACGGTTTTTTGCGATCGCTCTCGAGCTAAAAATCTAGCTAAGCTAATTCTGAGAAAGACTGAAGGCAACCCATTCTTTGTCAATCAGTTCTTGCTAAATTTATACAGTAAATCTTTAATTAAATTCGACCATGAATTTCAAGATTGGGATTGGGATTTAGATGAAATTAATCAACAAAATATCACTGATAATGTTGTCGAGTTGATGGTTGAAAAATTACGAAAATTAGAGGGAAATACGCAGAATGTGCTGAAATTTGCAGCTTGCATTGGTGCCAGCTTTGATTTACATACCTTATCGATTGTAGCTGAAGAATCAGAAAAGCAGCTCTTTGACGAACTGATTGCTGCAGTAGAATCGGGACTAGTTCTACCTTTATCAGAACTCGATCGCAACTTACTGATTCAGGATTATCAATTTTTGCATGACCGAGTACAGCAAGCTGCTTATGCTTTAATTCCGCAAGACGATAAGCAATTCATTCATTTAAAAATTGGTCAGCTCTTGCTGAAAAATTATTCGGCACAAGAGCAAGAAGAAAATATTTTTGATATTGTCGGTCATTTGAATGTGGGATTTTCTCGAATTGAGCAACTAGACGATCGACTAAAAGCGATACAACTTAATTTAAAAGCAGCCCAGAAAGCAAAACAGGCCACAGCCTATAGCACTGCATTAGAATATCTGAAAACGGGAGTTCGTTATTTACCTGATGATAGTTGGGAAGCACATTATCGCTTAACATTCGATCTGTATAAAGAACACTGCGAACTAGAGTATCTCAATAGTGATTTTGCTGCATCAAAACAATTATCTACTACGATCCTAGCGAACGCTCAATCTGCTTTAGATAAATGCGAGATTTATCGAATTCTTGCTCTGCAAAATACTATGTCTGCAAACTACCGAGAAGCCTTTGCCGCGACCAAAGCAGGACTAGCGTTGTTTGATATTAAGTTGCCCGATATTGATGCCAGTTTTCAGGAGTTAGATGCTGCTTTACAAATTGAGTTACAAGAGATTAAGGCACATTTAGGCGATCGCAAAATTGCTTCACTCAAAGATGCTCCAGAAAACAACGATCCCCAGGCTCGTATGGTCATAAAATTACTCTGTTTTAGTGCGCCTGCCACTTTTTTTACTAACATGAATTTGTGGAATATTTTTGTTGCGAAGATGGTAAAAATTTCACTTAAAAATGGCTTATCTGCTGAATCCACAGTTGGCTTCGCAACCTATGCAATGTTCCTCGCTGCTAATCAGGAAGAGTATGCCCTATCCTATGAATTTGGTCGATTTGCGATTGAATTGAGCGACCGCTTTCATCATACTGGATTCAAAGGTCAAGTTTCACATATATTTGCAACCTACGTTAATAACTGGATAAAACATTTAAAGGAAGTTGATACTGTTAATAATGAGGCATTATCTGCTAGTTTGGAGTCAGGAGATTTGCTATTTCTCGGCTATATTAGGATGCTAAGAAATTTGAATTTTTTCGATCAAGGAAAGCCATTAAAAGAGATAGAAGAAAATGTAAATAAAGAATTATTTTTGACTAAAAATATTAACAATCAAGTGGCTATGCATACGTTACGTGGGCATCATTTAGTTGTCAGAAACCTAAGGGGGAAAACAGTAGATGTTAAATTATTTTATGACTCGGATACTAGAGAAGAAGAATATGTGCAAAGCTGCCATGATTCCAATAGCTATATAGGATTATGTTATTACAATATTTTGAAATCGCAAGCTCTCTATTGCTACAACTTGCCAACCGAAGCACTGCCTCATTTACAAGAAGCTGAATCCCAATTACCTTCTATTTCGACTAGTTTTGGTGTTGCCCAACATAATTTTTACTATTCCTTGACTCTACTTGCTTTATATCAAGAAGTCGATCCACAGAAACAAACTTCTTATTTACAACAGGTACGAATCAATCAAGTTCGCATGAAGAAATGGGCGGATAACTGCCCAGAAAATTTTTCACATAAATATTGGTTAGTAGAAGCAGAAATCGCCTGGAATTTAGGTGAAATAGTCGATGCGATGAGTGCTTATAATCAGGCAATTGAATTGGCAAGAGAGAATGATTTTACTCAAGAAGAGGCTCTGGCAAACCAACGTGCTGGGCAATTTTATTTACATTTACAGAACCCCAAAGTTGCCCGTATATATCTGCAAGACGCTCGCTATGCTTATGAAAAATGGGGCGCGATCGCCAAAGTGCAACAATTAGACCGTAATTACCCAGAACTCCTCAATATCGGATCGTCTACTCCAGTAAGATTCGGAGTAAAAACCACTCGAACGAGTTCGCAAAACAATACAGAGGCCAGCTTAGATATAGCTACAGTAATTAAAGCTAATCAAGCTATTTATGAAGAAATTATTCTGGAGAAGTTATTGGTTGCTTTAATAGAAATTATTGTACAAAATGCGGGCGCACAAGTTGGTTATTTACTCAGATTTGATGACGATCGCTTAACAATTGAAGCCAGTAAGTCGATTGACTTGGAAGAAATTTCTGTTCTGCGATCGACAACTATGGATGATGACGATATATTACCGCAAACCTTGGTTAACTATGTCGCGCGTACCCAAGAAAGTGTGGTTCTGAATGATGCTACTAGCGAGGGAAACTTTACTCATGATGAGTATATTAAAAAAAATAAACCAAAATCTATTCTCTGCGTTCCGTTTATTAACCAAGGAAAATTAGTCAGCCTTGTCTATCTGGAAAATAATTTAGCTACTGGAGCATTTACCGACGATCGCGTGGAAATCGTTCAGCTCCTCTCCGGACAAGCAGCCATCGCTCTGGAGAATGCTTACCTGTATCAAACCCTAGAAAATAAAGTGGAAGAGCGCACGGCAGAACTGGCATTAGCCAATCAAAAGATTGGTATCTTAAACGAAAAGCTAGAAGCTGAAAACATGCGGCTAAATTCTGAAATTGATGTAGCGAAAAAACTGCAAGAGATGGTACTGCCGAAAGAAGACGAATTGCAAACAATTTCCGGTTTAGATATCGCCGCATATATGGAACCGGCTGACGAAGTGGGAGGCGATTATTACGATATCTTGCAAACTGGCGATCGCCTCACCATTGGCATCGGTGACGTCACCGGACATGGTTTAGAGAGCGGCGTACTCATGCTTATGGCGCAAACGGCAATCCGAACATTACACAACATGGAAGAAAGTAATCCGGTGAAATTTCTAGATATTCTCAATCAAACCCTTTATGACAACCTACAACGGATGAAATGCGATAAAAATATGAGCTTATCCATTTTAGATTATCATGATGGAACCATATCTCTGAGCGGGCAACATGAAGAGACTATTATCATACGCTCGAATGGAAAAATCGAACAAATAGATACGATCGACTTAGGATTTCCCATCGGATTAGATACCGAAATAGCGGAATTTATCAGTAGCATGGATATTGAGTTAGATGCGGACGATATTGTGGTGCTCTATACCGATGGAATCACCGAAGCAGAAGATATTAATGGTAATTTCTACGGTCTCGATCGCTTGTGTCGGGTTATCCTCGAGTGCCGCGATCGCAATGCCAACGAGATCCGCGCGCAAGTTATTGCCGACGTGCGTGCATTTATCGCCAGTCAAAAAGTGTTTGATGACATCACCTTAGTTATCTTAAAACAGCAATAA
- a CDS encoding AAA family ATPase, producing the protein MFSLPGYQTLEQIYESSNSEVYRAICEEGNQPVILKMLKEDYPTPSELTRYKQEYQLMRSLELPGIITAYDLRTYQNTLVIVLEDFGGQSLDKLYQQTQLSLSQFLLLFIKVSDNLGQLHAANVIHKDINPANIVFNPETEEVKLIDLGISTRLSKENPTLRNPNVLEGTLSYISPEQTGRMNRSLDYRSDFYSLGVSMYELLIGQRPFLAEDELELVYSQIAKQPEFPNTIPEMIREILATLMAKNAEDRYQSAWGLKFDLQCCLDRWQSHGKIERFTLGDRDISDKFQIPQKLYGRNEEIQALLDAFNRAGDRSEMMLIAGYSGIGKSALVQEIYKPITEKRGYFISGKFDQFQRNIPYSAIVAAFKSLTQQLLTEPTENLATWKDNLSSALGSNGQVIIDVIPELEAIVGKQPAVEELGPTEAQNRFKLVFQNFIRVCCTPEHPLVIFLDDLQWTDNATLKLIELMMKDKALQNLFLIGAYRDNEVNAAHPLMDLINDLQKKEIAIAQVTLSNLELEDISQLIADTVSCHRDRVKGLAELILSKTGGNPFFINQFSLNLYSENLIEFDYTARAWRWDLEQIHAQNITDNVVELTIGKLKKLDLAVQNVLKLAACIGASFDLQTLSIVAEEPADRLFDELIIAIESGFILSLSELNSDLLIQDYRFLHDRVQQAAYALIPEEDKQSIHLKIGQLLLKSYSAQEQDDRVFDIVSHLNIGFEKIEELDDRLQAIELNLKAAKKAKLATAYAGALEYLKTGISYLPENSWRDRYSLTFELYKERCEVEYLNRNFAASKELSTEILANTQSDLDRCEIYCILARQDTMSANYREAFAAGTKGLALFGIHFPDFDADDRELEAALQIELEKIETNLGDRTISSIKNIPESTDIQHRIILKLICYITPGTFLSKTKIWYIVVTKHVQLSLKYGVVVESTVGFASYAMILSTHQENYALSYEFGQLAIDLSDRFHHSGFKSQALHLFATYVSAWRKHLRETDYLDNEALASALESGDLPFAGYTVMMSGFHLFYQGKPLDEMEKTLKKYLFLTKDISNQVAIDLLRGNHLIVENLRGNTVDINSFHDSQTTDELYLQDCLDRNSYMGLCYYNIVKAQALYIYDRPTEALHHLLEAESQLPFISISIGVAQHNFYYSLTLLSLYSQVDSPTQQSYLQQVRTNQVRMKKWADNCPDNYLHKYWLVEAEISWKLGEILNAMDLYDRAIELAKEHHYLQEEALANQRAAQFYLHLQKPKIARTYLQETRYAYQNWGAIAKVEQLDREYREFLSLGSSSSTKSAVNTTRTLTGGKSGSSLDIATAIKANQAISGEIVLEKLLVSLMEIILQNAGAQMGYLILADGDRLTIEAAKPMESDEISVLQSLAIDCDNLLPQTLVNYVARTQESVVLNDASNEGNFINDDYIKQIQPKSILCVPLINQGKLVSLVYLENNLATEAFTDERVEIIQLLSGQAAIALENAYLYQTLEQKVEERTAELALANEEIGILNEKLQAENIRLSSELDVAKKLQEMVLPKEEELQTISGLDIAAYMEPADEVGGDYYDILRNGDRLTIGIGDVTGHGLESGVLMLMAQTAIRTLHNMEESNPVKFLDILNQTLYDNLQRMKCDKNMSLSILDYHDGTISLSGQHEETIIIRSNGKIEQIDTIDLGFPIGLDTEIAEFISSMNIQLDRDDIVVLYTDGITEAEDINGNFYGLDRLCRVVLECRDRNANEIRERVIADVQAFIAGQKVFDDITIAILKQR; encoded by the coding sequence ATGTTCTCCTTACCTGGCTATCAAACTCTCGAGCAGATTTATGAAAGTAGCAACTCTGAAGTTTATCGCGCTATTTGCGAAGAAGGCAATCAACCAGTCATTCTAAAAATGCTGAAAGAAGATTATCCCACGCCCTCAGAGCTGACGCGCTACAAACAAGAGTATCAACTCATGCGCTCTTTGGAGTTGCCCGGAATCATTACTGCTTACGATCTGAGAACTTATCAAAATACCTTAGTTATCGTTCTTGAAGATTTTGGCGGACAGTCACTAGATAAGTTGTATCAACAGACTCAGTTATCACTATCACAATTTTTGCTGCTATTTATTAAAGTATCTGACAACTTAGGTCAACTTCATGCTGCTAATGTTATTCATAAAGATATCAATCCAGCCAATATTGTTTTCAATCCAGAGACCGAAGAAGTTAAACTAATCGACTTAGGTATTTCTACTCGACTTAGTAAAGAAAACCCTACATTGAGAAATCCTAATGTGTTAGAAGGGACGCTCTCTTATATTTCTCCGGAACAAACCGGACGAATGAATCGAAGTTTAGACTATCGCAGCGATTTTTATTCTCTGGGAGTGTCGATGTACGAACTGCTAATTGGGCAGCGACCTTTTCTTGCTGAAGATGAATTAGAATTGGTTTATTCTCAAATTGCCAAACAACCAGAGTTTCCCAACACTATTCCAGAAATGATTCGAGAAATTCTGGCAACGTTGATGGCAAAAAATGCTGAAGATCGCTATCAAAGTGCTTGGGGTTTAAAGTTCGATCTGCAATGCTGTCTGGATCGATGGCAGTCTCATGGAAAAATCGAACGCTTTACGTTGGGCGATCGCGATATTTCTGATAAGTTCCAAATCCCACAAAAACTGTACGGTCGGAATGAGGAAATTCAAGCGTTACTTGATGCATTTAATCGAGCTGGCGATCGCAGCGAGATGATGTTGATTGCGGGGTATTCTGGCATTGGCAAATCTGCCTTAGTGCAAGAAATCTATAAGCCAATTACGGAAAAACGCGGATACTTTATCTCGGGTAAGTTCGATCAGTTTCAACGGAATATTCCCTATTCGGCTATCGTTGCGGCATTTAAGTCTTTAACGCAACAGTTATTAACAGAGCCTACAGAAAATTTGGCAACCTGGAAAGATAATTTATCCAGTGCATTAGGGAGTAACGGACAAGTAATTATTGATGTCATTCCCGAGCTAGAAGCGATCGTTGGCAAACAACCTGCAGTTGAAGAGTTAGGGCCGACAGAAGCACAAAATCGGTTTAAGTTAGTCTTCCAAAATTTTATTCGTGTTTGTTGCACCCCAGAGCATCCTTTAGTTATTTTTCTTGACGATCTGCAATGGACTGATAATGCTACGTTGAAATTGATCGAGTTGATGATGAAGGATAAAGCTCTACAGAACTTATTTCTGATTGGAGCGTATCGAGATAATGAAGTTAATGCCGCTCATCCACTGATGGATCTCATTAATGATTTGCAGAAAAAAGAGATCGCGATCGCCCAAGTTACCCTAAGTAATTTAGAGCTAGAGGATATTAGCCAACTCATTGCAGATACTGTGTCTTGCCATCGAGATCGAGTGAAAGGGTTAGCTGAATTAATTTTGAGCAAAACTGGAGGAAATCCGTTTTTTATCAACCAATTCTCGCTTAATTTATACAGCGAAAACTTAATTGAATTTGATTATACAGCTCGGGCTTGGCGTTGGGATTTAGAGCAAATTCACGCTCAAAATATTACTGATAATGTAGTCGAACTAACGATTGGCAAACTAAAAAAATTAGATCTTGCCGTCCAAAATGTGTTGAAGTTAGCGGCTTGTATTGGTGCGAGTTTCGATCTACAGACCTTATCTATTGTCGCCGAAGAACCAGCAGATCGGCTCTTTGATGAATTAATTATAGCTATTGAATCTGGATTCATTTTATCGTTATCAGAGCTGAATAGTGACTTATTAATTCAGGATTATCGCTTCCTGCACGACCGCGTCCAACAGGCGGCTTATGCCTTAATTCCGGAAGAAGATAAACAATCTATTCATTTAAAGATCGGTCAGCTCTTACTAAAAAGTTATTCAGCACAAGAGCAAGACGATCGTGTTTTTGATATTGTCAGTCATTTAAATATTGGCTTCGAGAAAATCGAGGAATTAGACGATCGTCTACAAGCGATCGAACTCAACTTGAAAGCGGCGAAAAAAGCAAAACTAGCAACTGCCTATGCTGGCGCTCTCGAGTATTTAAAGACCGGAATTAGCTATTTACCCGAGAATAGCTGGCGCGATCGCTATTCACTGACGTTTGAATTATATAAAGAACGATGCGAAGTGGAGTATCTCAATCGCAATTTTGCGGCGTCTAAAGAGCTTTCCACTGAGATATTAGCAAATACGCAATCCGATCTCGATCGATGCGAAATTTATTGTATTCTCGCGCGACAAGATACCATGTCAGCAAACTACCGAGAAGCTTTTGCCGCAGGAACAAAAGGATTAGCTTTATTTGGCATTCATTTCCCCGATTTTGATGCTGACGATCGCGAGCTAGAGGCGGCCTTGCAGATTGAGTTAGAAAAGATTGAAACGAACTTAGGAGATCGCACGATTAGCTCTATCAAAAATATTCCAGAAAGTACTGATATACAGCATAGAATAATACTGAAGTTGATCTGTTATATCACACCAGGTACATTTTTATCGAAGACAAAAATATGGTATATTGTCGTAACTAAGCATGTCCAACTTTCTTTAAAATATGGTGTGGTTGTAGAGTCTACAGTGGGTTTTGCAAGCTACGCCATGATTCTCTCAACTCATCAAGAAAATTATGCTCTATCTTATGAATTTGGACAACTCGCTATTGACTTAAGCGATCGCTTTCACCACTCTGGCTTCAAATCCCAAGCACTACACTTATTCGCAACTTATGTTAGTGCTTGGAGAAAACATTTGCGGGAAACTGACTATCTGGATAATGAGGCACTAGCTTCTGCTTTAGAGTCAGGCGATCTACCTTTTGCTGGCTATACAGTCATGATGAGTGGTTTTCACTTATTTTATCAAGGAAAACCCTTAGATGAAATGGAGAAGACTCTTAAAAAATATCTATTCTTGACTAAAGATATTAGCAATCAGGTCGCTATAGATTTGTTGCGTGGAAATCATTTAATAGTTGAGAATTTAAGAGGGAACACAGTAGATATTAATTCATTTCATGATTCACAAACAACAGATGAACTGTATCTCCAAGATTGTCTAGATCGGAATAGTTATATGGGATTATGTTATTACAATATTGTGAAAGCGCAAGCTCTGTATATCTACGATCGCCCCACTGAAGCACTTCATCATTTACTCGAAGCTGAATCGCAATTACCCTTTATTTCCATAAGTATTGGCGTTGCCCAACATAACTTTTACTATTCTCTGACGTTATTATCTCTCTATTCGCAAGTTGATAGTCCGACACAACAGTCTTATTTACAACAAGTACGAACCAATCAAGTGCGGATGAAGAAATGGGCAGATAACTGTCCGGATAACTACTTGCATAAATACTGGCTAGTCGAAGCAGAAATCTCCTGGAAATTGGGAGAAATACTCAATGCCATGGATCTTTACGATCGCGCTATTGAATTGGCAAAAGAACATCACTATCTCCAAGAAGAAGCCCTAGCTAACCAGCGCGCTGCTCAATTTTACTTGCATTTACAGAAACCTAAAATTGCACGAACATATCTTCAAGAAACTCGCTATGCCTATCAAAATTGGGGCGCGATCGCCAAAGTCGAACAGTTAGATCGGGAGTATCGAGAATTCCTAAGTTTAGGCTCATCTTCCTCAACTAAATCTGCGGTAAACACTACTCGAACTTTAACAGGAGGAAAGTCTGGATCGAGTTTAGATATCGCTACAGCGATTAAAGCTAATCAAGCGATTTCTGGCGAAATAGTTTTGGAAAAACTATTGGTTTCATTGATGGAGATTATTCTGCAAAATGCTGGAGCGCAAATGGGTTATCTGATTTTAGCAGATGGCGATCGCTTAACTATTGAAGCGGCAAAACCTATGGAGTCGGATGAGATCTCAGTTTTGCAATCTCTAGCCATAGACTGCGATAATTTACTGCCACAAACTCTGGTTAACTATGTGGCGCGCACTCAAGAAAGTGTGGTGCTCAATGATGCCAGTAATGAAGGTAACTTTATTAACGATGATTATATTAAACAAATTCAACCGAAATCAATTCTCTGCGTACCGTTGATTAACCAAGGAAAATTAGTCAGTCTCGTCTATCTCGAAAACAATTTAGCCACGGAAGCATTTACGGACGAGCGAGTAGAAATTATTCAACTCCTTTCCGGACAAGCAGCCATTGCTCTGGAAAATGCTTACCTGTATCAAACTCTCGAGCAGAAAGTAGAAGAACGTACCGCCGAGCTAGCCTTGGCGAACGAAGAAATTGGTATCTTAAATGAAAAATTGCAAGCGGAAAATATACGTCTGAGTTCGGAACTCGATGTGGCGAAAAAACTGCAAGAGATGGTACTGCCAAAAGAAGAGGAACTACAAACTATTTCCGGTTTAGATATCGCCGCATATATGGAACCTGCGGACGAAGTGGGTGGAGATTATTATGATATCTTGCGCAATGGCGATCGCCTCACCATTGGCATCGGTGACGTCACCGGACATGGCTTAGAGAGCGGTGTCCTCATGCTCATGGCACAAACGGCAATCCGAACATTACACAACATGGAAGAAAGTAATCCGGTGAAATTTCTAGATATTCTCAATCAAACCCTTTATGACAACCTACAACGGATGAAATGCGATAAAAATATGAGCTTATCCATTTTAGATTATCATGATGGAACCATATCTCTGAGCGGGCAACATGAAGAGACTATTATCATACGCTCGAATGGAAAAATCGAACAGATAGATACGATCGACTTAGGATTTCCCATCGGATTAGATACCGAAATAGCGGAATTTATCAGTAGCATGAATATTCAGTTAGATAGAGATGATATTGTGGTGCTCTATACCGATGGAATCACCGAAGCAGAAGATATTAATGGTAATTTCTACGGTCTCGATCGCTTGTGTCGGGTTGTCCTCGAGTGCCGCGATCGCAATGCCAACGAAATTCGCGAACGGGTCATTGCTGACGTGCAAGCATTTATCGCCGGACAAAAAGTGTTTGATGACATTACCATAGCGATCTTAAAGCAACGATAA